Proteins encoded in a region of the Oscillospiraceae bacterium MB24-C1 genome:
- the ilvD gene encoding dihydroxy-acid dehydratase, with translation MIRSSDILDGPEWANVRALYKSSGFSADELKKPIVAVVNSYNSICPGHVILNQLTQRVKEGVYAAGGTPIEFGTIGACDGIAMGHKGMKYILPAREMIANDIEAMVEAHRLDALVILGSCDKIVPGMLLGALRVNLPTVFLNGGPTLPGRMKEGNPYGGEYIDHSIIQQSEGALKAGIIDHEKFDWIEDNAVPTIGSCAMLGTANTMGCLAEAMGMSLPGSAAIPAVYSRRLSIAFESGAAVMTLLQKGICARDVITKASICNAIKVNSAIGGSTNMVLHILALAYAAGIDLDIFELGSVGKEIPHLVPMIPAGQYTLLDFYEAGGIPAIMQSLSDRLDLSCLTCTAKTVSENLTAFKNYNPDVIRRFDNPVHTRGGIAILRGNLAPDGAVTKPSAIPDDALTFTGPAKIFENEQDALHGIRNHQVLAGEVVVIRNEGPKGGPGMPEMYKAMKLLVGMKLGNKVCVITDGRFSGSNNGCFVGHICPEAYDGGPIAYLRDGDIIHVDVSRGTIDAPDVDFEARRQEATRPAPLPVEGYLYHYRHSVSTASKGAVIPTRD, from the coding sequence ATGATTAGAAGCAGTGATATTTTAGACGGACCGGAATGGGCAAATGTCAGAGCGCTTTACAAATCATCCGGTTTCAGTGCAGATGAGTTAAAAAAGCCCATCGTCGCAGTGGTCAATTCTTACAATTCCATCTGCCCGGGGCATGTCATTTTAAACCAGCTGACGCAGCGGGTCAAGGAGGGGGTCTACGCGGCGGGCGGTACGCCGATTGAGTTTGGAACCATCGGTGCATGCGACGGAATAGCCATGGGGCACAAGGGTATGAAATATATTCTGCCCGCTCGAGAAATGATCGCCAACGACATTGAGGCGATGGTGGAAGCCCACCGCCTTGACGCACTCGTCATTCTTGGCTCCTGCGACAAAATTGTACCGGGAATGCTGCTCGGCGCACTTCGAGTGAACCTGCCCACCGTCTTTTTAAACGGCGGCCCCACCCTGCCCGGCAGAATGAAGGAGGGCAATCCCTACGGCGGCGAATACATCGACCATTCGATCATACAACAGTCGGAGGGCGCTCTAAAAGCCGGCATTATCGACCATGAAAAATTCGACTGGATTGAGGATAACGCTGTACCAACAATCGGCTCCTGCGCAATGCTCGGAACAGCGAATACAATGGGTTGCCTTGCTGAAGCCATGGGGATGTCGCTGCCCGGTAGCGCTGCCATTCCGGCGGTTTACAGCCGGCGGCTCAGCATCGCGTTCGAGAGCGGCGCCGCCGTCATGACGCTGTTGCAAAAGGGCATCTGCGCGCGCGACGTTATAACAAAAGCTTCAATCTGCAATGCCATCAAAGTGAATTCCGCTATCGGCGGCTCGACCAATATGGTGCTACATATTCTCGCACTGGCTTATGCGGCGGGTATCGACCTCGACATCTTTGAGCTTGGCTCGGTCGGCAAGGAGATACCGCATCTCGTGCCGATGATTCCGGCGGGTCAATATACCCTGCTCGATTTTTACGAGGCGGGTGGCATTCCTGCTATCATGCAGTCTCTGAGCGACCGGCTCGACTTGAGCTGCCTCACCTGCACGGCAAAGACGGTCTCAGAAAATCTTACCGCCTTTAAAAACTATAATCCCGACGTCATTCGGCGTTTTGATAACCCTGTACATACGCGCGGCGGCATTGCGATTTTGAGAGGCAATCTTGCACCGGACGGTGCTGTAACGAAGCCTTCGGCGATTCCGGACGACGCACTGACTTTTACTGGCCCCGCCAAAATATTTGAAAATGAACAGGATGCGCTTCACGGCATCCGCAATCATCAGGTACTAGCCGGTGAGGTGGTGGTCATTCGCAACGAGGGGCCCAAGGGCGGCCCGGGCATGCCGGAAATGTACAAGGCCATGAAGCTGCTGGTGGGGATGAAGCTGGGCAATAAGGTATGCGTCATCACCGACGGCCGCTTCTCGGGCTCGAACAACGGGTGCTTCGTCGGGCACATCTGTCCTGAGGCATATGACGGCGGCCCAATCGCTTACCTGCGTGACGGAGACATCATCCATGTTGATGTAAGCCGAGGAACCATCGACGCACCAGACGTGGACTTTGAGGCGCGCCGGCAAGAGGCAACCCGCCCCGCCCCTTTGCCAGTCGAGGGTTATCTCTACCACTATCGGCACAGCGTATCGACAGCCTCCAAAGGTGCAGTTATTCCCACGCGAGATTAG
- a CDS encoding nitroreductase family protein — protein MMESFADLARRRYSVRKFAKKPVEPELLEKVLQAAMLAPTAKNYQSQRIIVATSEESVARLRACTQCHFGAPVLMILAFDTAKASVRATDGKNCGEQDIMIAADHMMLQAADLGLGTTFVGLYDEKALREAFPQLQGLTVEGLMVLGYPAEDAKPSKLHYESLPMEQVVTRV, from the coding sequence ATGATGGAAAGCTTTGCTGATCTGGCACGAAGGCGCTATTCTGTGCGCAAATTTGCAAAAAAGCCCGTAGAACCTGAGCTTTTGGAGAAGGTGCTGCAAGCTGCCATGCTGGCGCCAACCGCCAAAAACTATCAGTCTCAGCGCATTATTGTCGCCACAAGCGAGGAGTCTGTCGCCCGGCTGAGAGCGTGTACGCAGTGCCATTTTGGCGCACCGGTCTTGATGATTCTGGCCTTTGACACCGCAAAAGCCTCAGTTCGGGCAACGGATGGAAAAAACTGTGGCGAACAAGATATTATGATTGCGGCGGATCATATGATGCTGCAGGCAGCAGATCTCGGCCTTGGGACGACGTTTGTAGGGCTGTATGATGAGAAGGCCCTGCGGGAAGCATTTCCGCAGCTGCAAGGCCTGACTGTAGAGGGGCTGATGGTGTTGGGGTACCCAGCCGAAGATGCAAAACCCTCAAAGCTACACTACGAAAGCCTGCCAATGGAGCAGGTAGTTACGCGCGTTTGA
- a CDS encoding [Fe-Fe] hydrogenase large subunit C-terminal domain-containing protein, which yields MTFEELYQKLAHDKAQNKPVNLSGLNYDKTHMDCLLHPDSHPLVWKTGECACTDKSCVAACLFDAVEIKNGAISFDPQKCTGCHECIDACEEHNLEQSRDIIKAIEILKQSDESVYALMAPAFVGQFGEAATPSKIRTALKQIGFAGMVEVATFADILTLKEALEFKKNSENKTFQLTSCCCPIWISLIKRNYADIVEHLPPAVSPMIAAGRIVKQLNPECKTIFIGPCLAKKAESREKGIAGAVDCVLTFQELKDIFEAFQVDFSKLEETTKEHSSALGRLYARTGGVSEAVSLSAKRLQVDRELKPVYANGVKECKELLTAILNNDIKGNFYEGMGCIGGCVGGPKRVLDTDTGTGFVDQYALEAPYSTPLDNPYVIEIMNRLQFKTVDEFLQKSDILTRDFND from the coding sequence ATGACCTTTGAAGAGTTGTATCAAAAGCTGGCGCATGACAAAGCACAAAATAAGCCGGTCAATTTGTCGGGGCTGAACTATGATAAAACCCATATGGACTGTTTGCTGCACCCTGATAGCCACCCATTGGTTTGGAAAACTGGCGAATGCGCCTGCACTGATAAAAGCTGTGTTGCGGCTTGCCTTTTTGACGCGGTGGAAATAAAAAACGGGGCCATCTCTTTTGACCCCCAAAAATGTACCGGATGCCATGAATGTATTGACGCCTGTGAAGAGCACAACCTCGAACAAAGCCGGGATATTATCAAGGCGATCGAAATTCTAAAGCAATCTGATGAAAGCGTATATGCGCTGATGGCGCCAGCTTTTGTCGGGCAGTTCGGGGAAGCGGCTACCCCATCAAAAATTAGAACCGCATTAAAACAAATCGGCTTTGCAGGCATGGTGGAAGTGGCGACATTTGCCGACATCTTAACTTTGAAAGAAGCCTTGGAATTTAAAAAGAATAGCGAGAATAAAACGTTTCAATTGACGAGCTGCTGCTGCCCAATCTGGATTTCGCTTATTAAAAGAAACTATGCCGATATTGTTGAGCATCTTCCGCCCGCTGTTTCGCCCATGATTGCGGCGGGAAGAATCGTCAAGCAGCTCAATCCCGAATGCAAAACAATTTTCATTGGCCCCTGTCTTGCGAAAAAAGCAGAATCTAGAGAAAAAGGAATTGCCGGCGCCGTTGATTGCGTCTTAACTTTTCAAGAGCTAAAAGACATCTTTGAAGCATTCCAGGTCGATTTTTCAAAGTTGGAAGAAACGACCAAAGAACATTCTTCAGCATTGGGCAGGCTTTACGCCAGAACCGGCGGCGTGAGCGAGGCCGTTTCTCTTTCCGCTAAAAGATTACAGGTCGACAGGGAACTAAAGCCTGTTTATGCAAACGGTGTCAAAGAATGCAAAGAGCTGCTGACAGCCATTTTAAATAATGATATCAAGGGCAATTTTTACGAAGGCATGGGCTGCATTGGTGGATGTGTGGGCGGCCCCAAAAGAGTTCTCGACACAGACACAGGGACAGGGTTTGTTGACCAATATGCACTAGAAGCCCCATACAGCACGCCTTTGGACAACCCTTATGTCATCGAGATTATGAACCGGCTTCAATTTAAAACCGTAGATGAATTCCTGCAAAAAAGTGATATTTTAACCCGGGATTTCAACGATTAA
- the cysK gene encoding cysteine synthase A, giving the protein MSNVYKNLTDLIGKTPLLELSNYEKQHALRATIIGKLEYFNPAGSVKDRIAKAMVDDAEAKGLLKSGSVIIEPTSGNTGIGLASVAAARGYRIILTMPDTMSVERRNLLKAYGAELVLTEGAKGMSGAIAKAEELAKETPSAFIPGQFVNPANPAVHKATTGPEIWVDTDGKIDFLVAGVGTGGTLSGTGAFLKAQNPDIKVVAVEPNDSPVLSEGKAGPHKIQGIGAGFVPAVLNRSIYDEIIRVKNEDAFATGKAISKAEGLLVGISSGAAVWAATELAKRPENAGKVIVVILPDTGERYLSTPLFTE; this is encoded by the coding sequence ATGTCTAATGTTTATAAGAATTTAACTGACCTGATCGGAAAAACTCCCCTGCTCGAGCTTTCAAACTATGAGAAGCAACACGCCCTGCGCGCCACAATCATCGGTAAGCTTGAATATTTCAATCCGGCCGGCAGCGTCAAGGACAGAATTGCCAAGGCCATGGTTGACGACGCCGAAGCTAAAGGCCTTTTAAAGTCCGGCTCGGTCATTATTGAGCCAACAAGCGGCAACACCGGCATCGGTCTGGCGTCAGTCGCAGCAGCGCGCGGCTATCGCATTATTCTCACCATGCCCGACACGATGAGTGTTGAACGCAGAAACCTGCTCAAGGCCTACGGTGCCGAGCTGGTGTTAACAGAAGGCGCAAAGGGCATGTCCGGTGCTATTGCCAAGGCTGAAGAACTGGCTAAAGAAACCCCCAGCGCTTTCATTCCCGGGCAGTTTGTCAACCCCGCAAACCCCGCAGTACACAAGGCAACAACCGGCCCCGAAATTTGGGTCGACACCGACGGCAAGATTGATTTTCTGGTCGCAGGTGTGGGTACGGGCGGCACCCTGAGCGGCACTGGCGCATTTTTAAAAGCTCAGAACCCTGACATTAAAGTGGTGGCGGTCGAGCCAAACGATTCCCCAGTGCTTTCCGAAGGCAAAGCGGGTCCCCATAAAATTCAAGGCATTGGTGCGGGATTTGTTCCCGCTGTATTGAACAGGTCTATTTATGACGAGATTATTCGTGTAAAAAATGAAGATGCATTTGCGACAGGTAAAGCGATTTCTAAAGCTGAAGGACTTCTCGTTGGCATTTCTTCGGGCGCGGCGGTCTGGGCGGCGACTGAGTTGGCAAAGCGCCCCGAGAACGCGGGTAAAGTCATTGTTGTCATTCTGCCCGATACTGGCGAGCGTTATTTATCAACGCCGTTATTTACCGAATAG
- a CDS encoding Rrf2 family transcriptional regulator has translation MRISAKGRYALAAVINMAQRYHNGEYITLLSISETLGISKIYLEQVFSLLKREALVQSIKGAQGGYQLTRAPGQITVLEVLMAVEQALFESAQETVQEKAPDIETALQLSAFGVLDKTIRETLGGIVIADLVKEAEKHKPEQAMMFYI, from the coding sequence ATGAGAATATCCGCAAAGGGTCGTTATGCGTTGGCGGCGGTTATCAATATGGCGCAACGGTATCATAACGGCGAATATATCACCCTGCTTAGCATTTCTGAAACGCTGGGCATATCCAAAATATATTTAGAGCAGGTGTTCTCGTTGCTTAAACGGGAAGCGCTTGTGCAGTCAATTAAGGGCGCACAGGGTGGTTATCAGCTGACGCGGGCGCCGGGGCAGATAACAGTGCTGGAGGTTCTGATGGCTGTCGAGCAAGCCCTGTTTGAGTCGGCGCAAGAGACGGTGCAGGAAAAGGCACCCGATATAGAGACCGCCCTGCAGCTATCGGCGTTTGGTGTACTGGATAAGACGATTAGAGAAACGTTAGGTGGCATTGTGATTGCGGACCTTGTTAAGGAGGCGGAGAAGCACAAGCCGGAACAAGCGATGATGTTTTACATCTAA
- a CDS encoding sigma 54-interacting transcriptional regulator has product MQELTHFDDLSELLPFTVVLDNIDAGIAVYDAQGNFIFVNTVMINWRNIPRKDYLLMNVHDFTSFIDVCVFDLVCQKKRRISRLQYYQDFQKIDGPTRMRIVTGTPIFDGFGNVKYVVTMLQDIADFENLYHTLLKQNKILNRDSNISPKAEKVSIIAKSEEIKQLLSVANSIAPLDSTVLLYGESGSGKEVIADFIHEHSNRSDKPLITVNCAAFPENLIEAELFGYEKGSFTGANKDGKIGLAEAADGGTLFLDEVNSLPLSIQGKVLRMIEEKSIQRIGAIRPKKVDFRLITATNQSLTDLVHQGAFREDLYYRLHVIPLTIPPLRNRKEDIVPLCLHFLHYFCQKYNLKKSFSEEVLAEVRSYQWPGNVREIRNFVERMVVMTPSSTTEINSIPVGMLGEKAPAHEPPNQRVLPKLGSGRLSKEKVLAALLACNNHRGKTAEYLGISRRQLQYKIREYHIPSRCHYDNENPT; this is encoded by the coding sequence ATGCAGGAGTTGACGCATTTTGATGATTTGTCCGAGCTTCTGCCTTTCACGGTGGTGTTGGACAATATTGATGCCGGCATAGCCGTATATGATGCGCAGGGAAATTTTATCTTTGTCAACACCGTGATGATCAACTGGAGAAACATCCCCCGCAAAGACTATCTTTTGATGAACGTCCATGATTTCACAAGTTTTATTGACGTCTGCGTTTTTGATCTTGTCTGCCAGAAAAAACGGCGAATCAGCCGGCTGCAATATTATCAAGATTTTCAGAAAATTGACGGGCCAACCCGGATGCGAATTGTAACCGGAACCCCGATTTTTGACGGCTTTGGTAACGTCAAATATGTTGTCACCATGCTGCAGGATATTGCAGATTTTGAAAATCTTTATCACACCCTGCTTAAACAGAATAAAATTCTCAATCGAGATTCTAATATCTCGCCAAAGGCTGAAAAAGTCAGTATTATCGCCAAAAGCGAGGAGATCAAGCAGCTTCTCTCGGTGGCTAACAGCATCGCGCCGCTTGATTCCACCGTGCTGCTTTACGGCGAGTCCGGCAGCGGCAAAGAGGTGATCGCCGATTTTATCCATGAGCACAGCAATCGTAGCGACAAGCCGCTGATCACCGTCAACTGTGCCGCTTTCCCAGAAAATCTGATCGAGGCCGAACTGTTTGGTTACGAGAAGGGCAGCTTCACCGGTGCAAATAAAGATGGTAAAATCGGTCTGGCTGAGGCGGCTGACGGCGGCACCCTTTTTCTTGACGAAGTCAATTCACTGCCCCTGAGCATACAGGGCAAGGTGCTGCGCATGATCGAAGAAAAAAGCATTCAGCGCATCGGTGCTATACGGCCCAAGAAGGTGGATTTTCGGCTTATCACCGCGACAAATCAGTCGTTGACCGATCTGGTGCATCAGGGGGCCTTCCGTGAAGACCTCTATTACCGGCTCCATGTAATTCCACTAACCATTCCGCCCTTGCGCAACCGCAAAGAGGATATTGTGCCGCTTTGTCTGCATTTTTTGCACTATTTCTGTCAGAAATATAATCTTAAAAAGAGTTTTTCTGAAGAGGTTTTGGCAGAAGTTCGCAGCTACCAGTGGCCGGGTAACGTGCGCGAAATTCGCAATTTCGTCGAGCGCATGGTGGTTATGACCCCTTCTTCTACAACTGAAATCAACAGCATTCCCGTCGGCATGCTGGGCGAAAAAGCCCCCGCCCATGAGCCCCCCAATCAGCGCGTTTTGCCAAAGTTGGGTTCCGGTAGGCTGAGCAAGGAAAAGGTTTTGGCCGCTTTGCTGGCCTGCAATAATCACCGCGGCAAGACGGCGGAATATCTTGGTATCTCCCGGCGGCAACTGCAATATAAAATCCGAGAATACCACATCCCCTCTCGCTGCCATTATGATAATGAAAATCCGACCTGA
- a CDS encoding 2-hydroxyacyl-CoA dehydratase family protein produces MANLNSNIALLKSACENPRARLDYYLSQGKKVIGCFPVYTPEELVHASGMIPFGLWGGKTELKLVKSYLPAFACPIMQSTLELGLRGTYQGLSAVIIPALCDTFRCMTQNWRFGVSSIPMIPIVYPQNRKSPASVDYLISEYENVLSMLSTITGMMMNEKALGQSIVIYNEHNAVMREFAQVANDHLDVVTPHVRHAVMKSALFYEKSEHTAIVREIIEALKALPVYKFSGKKVVLTGITCEPDALLDIFTENNIAIVADDLAQEMRQFRTDTPLKGGGGLKRLALQWNARYGCSLAHELGKPRGKMLADMCKENDATGVVACLMKFCDPEEYDLPHIVADLRDADLPCLTIEIDQQNTSYEQIRTRIQTFCEMI; encoded by the coding sequence ATGGCTAATTTAAATAGCAATATCGCGCTGCTTAAAAGCGCGTGCGAAAACCCCCGTGCCCGGTTAGATTACTATCTTTCCCAGGGTAAAAAAGTAATTGGATGTTTCCCCGTCTACACACCCGAAGAGCTGGTTCACGCCTCCGGCATGATTCCGTTCGGCCTCTGGGGCGGTAAGACGGAGCTAAAGTTGGTCAAAAGCTACCTGCCCGCGTTTGCCTGCCCCATCATGCAGTCGACGCTGGAGCTTGGCCTGCGCGGTACTTATCAGGGTCTTTCGGCCGTCATCATCCCCGCTTTGTGTGACACCTTCCGCTGCATGACCCAGAACTGGCGTTTCGGTGTTTCCAGCATTCCGATGATTCCGATCGTCTACCCCCAGAACCGCAAATCCCCCGCCAGTGTTGATTACCTCATCAGCGAGTATGAGAATGTGCTCTCAATGCTCAGCACCATCACCGGTATGATGATGAACGAAAAAGCGCTGGGACAAAGCATCGTAATTTATAACGAACACAACGCTGTCATGCGCGAGTTTGCCCAGGTGGCAAACGATCACCTTGATGTGGTGACACCACACGTTCGCCACGCCGTCATGAAGAGCGCACTCTTCTATGAAAAGAGCGAGCATACCGCCATTGTGCGCGAGATTATCGAAGCGCTCAAAGCGCTGCCTGTTTACAAATTCAGTGGCAAAAAGGTTGTGCTCACCGGCATCACCTGTGAGCCGGACGCACTCTTAGATATCTTCACCGAAAATAACATCGCCATTGTCGCGGACGATTTGGCACAGGAGATGCGCCAGTTTCGTACCGATACGCCTTTAAAAGGTGGCGGCGGTCTCAAGCGCTTGGCGCTGCAATGGAATGCGCGCTATGGGTGCAGTCTCGCCCATGAGCTGGGCAAGCCGCGCGGCAAAATGCTGGCGGACATGTGCAAGGAAAACGACGCCACCGGCGTTGTCGCCTGCCTGATGAAGTTCTGTGACCCCGAAGAATACGATCTGCCCCATATCGTGGCTGACCTGCGCGACGCAGACCTGCCTTGTCTGACCATTGAAATCGACCAGCAAAACACCAGCTATGAGCAGATCAGAACACGCATACAGACCTTCTGTGAAATGATCTGA
- a CDS encoding 2-hydroxyacyl-CoA dehydratase family protein — protein MSENATLKENTAATDTAAAPAPKPKRPKPKSMIMLGEQTNALFENARIAKENGEKVGWSASIFPQEIAETLGLNILYPENHSAGIAARHQADPFLQECEGPLGYSNDLCAYAKVNLAYASVLNGESNVELPDGGKMIKPDFLLLTNNICNQLTKWYENLAKQMDIPVFFIDTCYNAYDYVTETRVRYVRAQIDKLIEDLCAFTGKTWDEERFKKIMEISQRNSYLWERANNLLDRKPSPLSGFELFNYMSAMVCNRGKESSTAVLQQLNDEIEQHIKNGTSTFPVEEQFRVSWDGIACWPYLGHNLRTLKKHGINMVASSYGKAWAIEYEDLDGMARAYCFASTNGDNATTMIARRIEALEKFGCEGTIYHVNRSCKVMDCQMMEVQRQISARTGIPFTSFDGDQADYRNYSEAQFETRIQGLVEVMRQNKEAISNG, from the coding sequence ATGAGCGAAAACGCTACACTTAAAGAAAATACCGCTGCTACCGATACTGCTGCAGCACCCGCACCAAAGCCTAAACGCCCCAAGCCCAAGTCGATGATTATGCTGGGCGAACAAACAAACGCACTGTTTGAAAACGCCCGAATCGCCAAAGAAAACGGCGAAAAGGTCGGTTGGTCTGCCTCCATCTTCCCGCAGGAGATTGCGGAGACACTGGGGCTTAACATTCTCTACCCTGAAAACCACTCGGCCGGCATCGCCGCCCGCCATCAGGCCGACCCGTTTTTGCAAGAGTGCGAGGGCCCGCTGGGCTACTCCAATGACCTGTGCGCCTACGCCAAGGTCAATCTGGCCTACGCCTCGGTCTTAAACGGCGAAAGCAACGTCGAGCTGCCCGACGGCGGCAAGATGATCAAGCCCGATTTTCTGCTGCTGACCAATAACATCTGCAATCAGCTGACCAAGTGGTATGAAAATCTCGCCAAGCAGATGGATATTCCAGTTTTCTTTATTGATACCTGCTACAACGCTTACGACTATGTCACCGAAACCCGCGTGCGTTATGTCCGCGCGCAGATTGACAAGTTGATTGAAGATCTCTGCGCCTTTACCGGCAAGACTTGGGATGAAGAGCGCTTTAAAAAGATCATGGAAATCTCGCAACGTAACAGCTATCTCTGGGAGCGTGCGAACAACCTGTTGGACAGAAAGCCCTCTCCTTTGAGCGGTTTTGAGCTTTTCAACTACATGTCCGCCATGGTGTGCAATCGCGGCAAGGAATCCTCCACCGCCGTTTTGCAGCAGCTCAACGATGAGATTGAGCAACATATCAAAAACGGTACCTCAACCTTCCCAGTGGAAGAGCAGTTCCGCGTCTCGTGGGATGGTATCGCCTGCTGGCCCTATTTAGGCCACAACCTGCGTACGCTAAAAAAACACGGCATCAACATGGTGGCTTCCAGCTATGGTAAGGCGTGGGCCATCGAGTATGAAGATTTGGACGGCATGGCACGCGCCTACTGCTTCGCTTCAACCAACGGCGACAATGCGACAACGATGATCGCGCGCCGCATAGAAGCTCTGGAGAAATTCGGCTGCGAGGGTACCATTTATCACGTCAACCGCAGTTGCAAGGTTATGGACTGCCAGATGATGGAGGTCCAACGCCAGATTTCGGCCAGAACCGGTATCCCTTTCACCTCCTTTGACGGCGATCAGGCCGATTACCGCAACTATAGCGAGGCCCAGTTTGAAACACGCATTCAGGGTCTGGTGGAAGTCATGAGACAGAACAAGGAGGCGATATCCAATGGCTAA
- a CDS encoding acyl-CoA dehydratase activase: protein MYTFGIDIGSTSSKAVILRDGNELIAHVVVPLGTGTVGPKEAREKVFEISGLTPQDISYTIVTGYGRMNCDYADDQISELSCHAKGIHYLLPTADTIIDIGGQDAKAIKISPRGQMLAFQMNDKCAAGTGRFLDVMARVLNVDINDLGPVSEKSTRPVAISNTCTVFAESEVISQLSSNIPIEDIAAGIHNSVAKRVVGMALRLGRSQNVAMSGGVALNVGVVHAMSRELGCPVLVHPLCQSAGAIGAAVLAWEKYLKGEGKVS from the coding sequence ATGTATACCTTTGGAATTGACATCGGTTCCACCTCGAGCAAGGCAGTAATTTTACGGGATGGAAACGAGCTCATCGCGCATGTGGTTGTTCCGCTCGGCACCGGCACCGTGGGGCCAAAAGAGGCACGCGAAAAGGTGTTTGAAATCTCCGGCCTGACCCCGCAGGATATCAGCTATACCATCGTCACCGGCTACGGACGCATGAACTGTGACTACGCCGACGATCAAATCAGCGAACTGAGCTGTCACGCCAAGGGGATTCATTATCTGCTGCCCACTGCCGATACCATTATCGATATCGGCGGTCAGGACGCCAAGGCCATCAAAATCAGCCCTCGGGGGCAAATGCTCGCATTTCAGATGAATGATAAATGCGCGGCAGGCACCGGTCGGTTTTTAGATGTCATGGCCAGAGTTTTAAATGTCGATATTAACGATCTCGGCCCGGTCTCCGAAAAGTCGACGCGTCCGGTCGCTATCAGCAACACCTGCACCGTCTTTGCCGAGTCCGAGGTCATCTCACAGCTTTCCTCAAACATTCCCATCGAGGATATCGCCGCCGGAATCCACAACTCAGTCGCCAAGCGCGTCGTGGGTATGGCGCTGCGGCTAGGCCGCAGCCAAAACGTCGCCATGAGCGGCGGCGTCGCACTCAATGTCGGTGTTGTACATGCGATGTCGCGGGAGCTGGGCTGCCCAGTTCTAGTACATCCGCTTTGCCAGTCGGCCGGTGCCATTGGCGCTGCTGTGCTGGCATGGGAAAAATACTTAAAGGGAGAAGGTAAAGTATCATGA
- a CDS encoding CaiB/BaiF CoA-transferase family protein, producing the protein MKPMEGIKVVELSTMLAGPMTARILAEWGADVIKVESMNGDAWRKQAGTTLSPCTKDANPNFDMQNLNKRFVSLNMRTPEGSEAMMKLLATADVLVTNYRVQALEPMGLTYEQLKEKFPRLIHASVLGYGEKGPEKDRPGYDYTVFFSRTGLMADLAPAGGPPLVPVGGIGDHSVAVALSGGIAAALYKRSVTGKGDKVDVSLLQAGTFILCTGLLNGFNGRKLPRDRYDCGHAGSNTYQGSDGEWFYLAVIDYRRFPEFCEVIGMPEIATDPRFSTSEAYYKNREELTKIFDKKFMEQPVSYWHELLDKHDLPHEILYHFKDVPYDPQVQANHYTYFHEYSDGTKTVFANGPVHFGSIDPAAIPCNTSGPIGCDNNEVLKELGYTDDDIKAMREAGNIK; encoded by the coding sequence ATGAAACCAATGGAAGGCATTAAAGTTGTGGAGCTATCCACTATGCTGGCAGGCCCGATGACGGCGAGAATTCTTGCTGAGTGGGGTGCCGATGTTATAAAAGTCGAATCGATGAATGGTGACGCATGGCGCAAACAGGCCGGCACCACGCTCTCCCCCTGCACAAAGGACGCAAACCCCAACTTCGATATGCAAAACCTCAACAAGCGCTTTGTCTCCTTGAATATGCGCACCCCCGAAGGCAGCGAAGCCATGATGAAGCTTTTGGCTACGGCGGACGTACTCGTCACCAATTACCGCGTTCAGGCACTAGAGCCGATGGGCCTCACCTACGAACAGCTCAAAGAGAAGTTCCCTCGCCTGATTCACGCCTCAGTGCTCGGCTACGGTGAAAAGGGTCCGGAGAAAGATCGTCCCGGTTACGACTACACCGTCTTCTTTTCCAGAACCGGCCTGATGGCTGACCTTGCCCCGGCTGGCGGCCCCCCGCTCGTACCCGTTGGCGGCATCGGCGACCACAGTGTGGCAGTTGCATTATCAGGCGGAATCGCTGCGGCGCTTTATAAAAGAAGCGTCACTGGTAAGGGCGACAAGGTCGACGTCTCGCTGCTTCAGGCAGGCACCTTCATCCTTTGCACCGGTCTTTTAAACGGCTTTAACGGTCGAAAACTTCCGCGTGACCGCTACGACTGCGGGCATGCCGGCAGCAATACCTATCAAGGCTCGGACGGCGAATGGTTCTATCTTGCTGTTATCGACTACCGGCGTTTCCCCGAGTTCTGCGAGGTTATCGGAATGCCCGAAATCGCAACCGATCCGCGGTTTTCTACATCGGAGGCCTATTATAAAAACAGAGAAGAACTCACCAAAATCTTCGATAAAAAATTTATGGAACAGCCGGTCTCTTACTGGCATGAACTGTTGGATAAGCACGACCTCCCCCACGAGATTTTGTACCATTTCAAGGACGTTCCCTACGATCCGCAGGTTCAGGCAAACCATTACACCTATTTCCACGAATATTCGGACGGAACTAAAACCGTATTTGCTAACGGGCCTGTTCATTTTGGCTCTATTGATCCGGCGGCCATCCCCTGCAACACCTCGGGCCCAATCGGCTGTGACAATAACGAAGTGTTAAAAGAGCTCGGCTATACCGACGACGATATTAAAGCCATGCGTGAAGCCGGCAACATCAAATAG